Part of the Leptolyngbya sp. BL0902 genome, GCCCCGGCACCTACTCTAAAGAAGTGGCCCCAGGAGAGGTCGGCCCGACGCTAACCGAGATTATTCGGGAGTCTGGAGGCATTACCGAACAAGCCGACGTGCGCCGGGTGCAGGTGGTTCGGCCCACCCCCACTGGGGAACCCATGGTTCTAGAAGCCAACCTGTGGGACTTGATTCAATCGGGAGATATAGAACAGGATCTCCAGTTAAGGGACGGTGACCGGGTCATTGTCTCTGCTGCCGCCATTCCCCCCGGAGAGTCCCTGAGAATTGCCACCTCCAACTTCTCGCCAGACAGCATTATGGTGCAGGTGGCAGGCGAAGTACCCCGAGGCGGCAACCTAGAATTACCCGTCAACGCCAGCCTCAATCAGGCCATTCTGGCCGCTGGTGGGCTCGATAGCGCCAGGGTGCAATCCTCCTCTGTAGAGTTGGTGCGCCTTAACCGAGACGGTACGGTTCTGCGGCGCACCTATAATGTTGATCTATCATCACCGCCCAACGATGACAATAATCCGATCCTGAGGGCCGATGATGTTGTGATTGTGCGGCGAAACACCATCGCTCGAACAACCGATTGGCTGAACGTTTTACTCGCTCCCTTTGTTGGCGTGGCTACCTTTTTAAGATTATTTGGTCTTTAGTTGAGCAGTTTGTTCTTGGGCAAGGTAATGGAAGATCTGAAGCATACAGAGCCAATAGCTAACGGTGATGGCCGCCACTACATCCTGCCTTCTAGGCCCAGTTTTGATGACTACCAAGGTATCACCGATGATCATGACGGTGAGGATATTGAACTTCGTGATATTCTTGCTGCCCTCAAACGTCGCTGGAAAACTCTTTTGACCGTCTCTGCTGTAACCTTTGTCGGAGCAGCAGCTATTTACTTAGGTCTTCCCCCAGTCTATATAAGATCATTTTCGATGGCGGTAGAACCTCTAGATAGACTCACAGGTCAGGATTCAGGTACATCTATTCTCAATACAATCCCTGGAGGGCTCATTCCTGGAGGAGCACTTCCTGGGGGAGTGGCTAATGACTACAGCAGCCTGATTACAGTCTTGCAGAGTGAGTTGGTCTTGAACCCAATTGTTCAGGTAGCTCAGGCTCAGGATCCTGACTTTGACTATGAAAGACTTCTGGAAAGTCTGAGTATTACGCAAGCTGGGGGAGCAAAAATCCTGGATGTTTCTTTCAGGGCGCAGAACCCAGACTTAGTGCAGTTGGTTGTTGCAGAATTACAGGCGGCTTATCTAGACTACAGCACCGAGACTCAGCAGATGGGACTCATTCGTCGACTTAACGATCTAGACGTCCAGGTGGAAGTACAGCGGCAGGTTGTATCGACCACCCAAACAGCTTTGGCTCAGTTTCAAAGTGAGAATCAGATTCTTGATCTTAGGGCCGCCGGAGAAGCCTTGGAACTGCGGCGCAATACTGTTTTACTAGAGCAGCAGAATGCTCGAATTACCCTAGAAGCAACCTTAGAAACGTATAATAATTTGCGCAACCAGTTGGGGCTACAGCCAGCAGAAGCTGTCTTTGTGGCAAACCTCAGCGAGTCGCCCGTATATCAGAGCTTGCTAGCTCAATACCGGAGCTTGGAAAGTGAAATCGCCATTGAATCCGCCCGATTCAGAGCCGATACGCCTGTGATTCAAGCGCTTCAAGACAAACAGGCGCAGTTGTTACCGCTCCTTGAGGCTGAAATAGAGCGCAACCTAGGTAACGCAGTCACCGCGACGGGATCGATCACGCCGCAAACCTTGAGCTATCAGGGCAGCATTGGCCGAGATTTAGCGAAGGAACTGGTCGCATCCGTTAACCAAATTCAGGTTCTACAGGTTCAAGACCAATCCTTATCTCAGCTCTACAATGCATTGTCTAACCAGCTAGGGAGCTTGGTCAATCTAGGTAGTGACTTTCGGGAAATTGAGCGCAACCTTACCCTTGCAGAAGCCTCTTTGCAACGACTTTTGGCTGCTCAACAAGAGCTTAAACTACAGCTAGAAGCGGAAACCAATCCTTGGGTGATTGTGTCAGGGTATGACCTGACAACGCCTTTAGAGCCGGAAAGCCGCCTTCTTCGCAGTCTAGTCCTCGGCTTTGTGGCTAGTTCGGTCTTGGGTCTAGGGGTAGTCTTCCTACTAGAAATGATGGATCAGTCCTACCATGACGCTAACTCTGCTAGTAAGGAAACTCAGTTGCCTGTTTTGGCGCTGATTCCCTGGGGCAGACCGTTAGTTGCTCCAGCACAACTGCCGCAGAGAAGCTTAGTTGCAGCCCAAGGCCAATCCTTCGTGCGATCTACAGATCGCCCCGGAGTTCAGCAACCCTTAAGCGCTGACCAACCAGGGTTCTCCTCAGAGCAGAGCCAGTTTGAATCGGCATTTCAAGCCTTGGAGGCTAACCTTCACCTTCTCAGTAGTAATAGTTCACCTCCAGTGCTGCTTGTTTCTTCCTCTGCCTCAGGCGAGGGAAAAACAACGGTAGCCTGTCATCTAGCCCTTGCCTCAGCTAGGGCAAATCGTAAGGCATTGTTGATAGATTGCGACCTCGAAAATCCGCAAGTGGCCCAATACTTTGGTATTCCGTATCCGGCCCATTCACCTCAGTTGCCTATACCTGGCAGTGCAGCACTGCCAACTGTAACACCCCTAACAAAGGATGGCAGGGTTGATCTACTTCACTTTCCTGCTTCGCAGTTTATTTCTCCCATTGACTTATTGACAAATCCTCAGTTCGATCTCCTCCCCAAAAAATACCGCGATGAATATGATTTGATCATTCTAGATTCATCGGGCTCATTGAATACTGCCGATACCAAACTCATTAGCCAGCATGTTGATGCGGTATTACTCGTTCTCAGGCTCGAAGAGACTGATAAAAGCGTTGTCAATGGTGCAATTAGAGATTTTCGCATGGTATGCCAAGTTCCTATCTTGGGCTTGATAGCCAACGGTATAAAGTTAAGGTAGGTACATCATCCATGGGTCTATTCCGTAAACTAGCTACACTTCCCCGCCGAGCCAAGCTTTACATTCTTTGGCTGACGGATGTTTTTGCCATCACCTTAGCTCTATATATTGCTATTTGCCTGACTCAACAACGTGTTCTGTCTATCGATGAGCTATCAGTTTATGAGCCTCTGATTTTATTGAATATGATAGTTAAGACCCTCGTTTTTTATGCGGTGGGTTTACATCGTTCTGTCCTAAAATATATCAGCCCTGACCTACTGTGGAAAGGTGTAGGTCTGTCTAGCATAGCCTTTGGTTTTCTTTTGGCATTAGTGCCATATCTAGACTATTCTTTTATTCTTTGGATCAATGATCTGGTCTGGACATTTCTGTTGGTACTTGGAGTCCGCTCCCTTGCTCAGTTCCTAGTTTACTCTGAAGCTATCCACAACCCTAGAAGACCCCTAATCATCTACGGAGCGGGAACGGCAGGTTCTCAGCTTGCTAAGGTTTTGTCTTCAGGCCGCGAATTTAGGATTGTGGCTTTTGTCGATGACAATCCTCAAATTCAATCTCATCTAGTCGGCGGAATTATGGTGTACAACCCTGTACTTCTGCCTAAGCTAATCAATGATCATGGGGTTGAAACGCTACTTCTTGCCATGCCTTCTGTCCCCAGGCAAGAGCAAGCGTCAATCCTTGATTCCCTATCAACTCTACCCGTAACAGTGAAAACTGTTCCGACCCTGGAAGAAATTATATCGGGGAAAACAGGAATTAATGCGCTGCTTCCAGTCAGCATTAAAGACCTCTTAAATCGTGACGAGGTCTTACCTGATGAATCCCTCCTAGCAGCAGATATAGCAGGGAAAGCAGTTCTTGTGACTGGCGCTGGAGGTTCCATAGGATCGGAGTTGTGCCGTCAAATTGCTCTCCAAAGTCCACAGCATTTGATTCTTTATGAACTTAATGAGTTTGCTCTATACAAGATTGATCTCGAACTGAGTGAGACTTTTCCTGATTTAGCTTGTACAGCTTGCCTTGGATCTGTAACTGACTCTGTGCGATTAGAAGCTGTTTTAAAGCAACATCGGGTTAATACTATCTACCATGCTGCGGCCTATAAGCATGTTCCCCTAGTAGAGTATAACGCCGGAGCTGCTGTCGTTAATAATGTCTTAGGGACTCAGACCGTTGCTGAAGTTGCTCTCAAGCAGAATATTGGCACCTTTGTTTTGATATCGACGGACAAGGCTGTGCGGCCGACTAATGTTATGGGAGCAACAAAGCGAGTTGCGGAGCTCATCTTGCAGGCTATTGCTACCCATCGCAATACCACTCGATTTAGCATTGTTCGATTCGGCAATGTTCTCGGAAGCACTGGGTCAGTCGTACCTCGATTTAGTGAGCAAATTAGGTCAGGAAAAGCCGTGACGGTCACTCATCCTGATGTAACGCGCTACTTTATGTCCATTCCTGAAGCTGCTCGATTGGTCATACAAGCTGGTGCCATGG contains:
- a CDS encoding polysaccharide biosynthesis protein, with the protein product MGLFRKLATLPRRAKLYILWLTDVFAITLALYIAICLTQQRVLSIDELSVYEPLILLNMIVKTLVFYAVGLHRSVLKYISPDLLWKGVGLSSIAFGFLLALVPYLDYSFILWINDLVWTFLLVLGVRSLAQFLVYSEAIHNPRRPLIIYGAGTAGSQLAKVLSSGREFRIVAFVDDNPQIQSHLVGGIMVYNPVLLPKLINDHGVETLLLAMPSVPRQEQASILDSLSTLPVTVKTVPTLEEIISGKTGINALLPVSIKDLLNRDEVLPDESLLAADIAGKAVLVTGAGGSIGSELCRQIALQSPQHLILYELNEFALYKIDLELSETFPDLACTACLGSVTDSVRLEAVLKQHRVNTIYHAAAYKHVPLVEYNAGAAVVNNVLGTQTVAEVALKQNIGTFVLISTDKAVRPTNVMGATKRVAELILQAIATHRNTTRFSIVRFGNVLGSTGSVVPRFSEQIRSGKAVTVTHPDVTRYFMSIPEAARLVIQAGAMGLQGEVFLLDMGKPVKIYDLAKQMIHLSGLTPNVDVAIEITGLRPGEKLYEELLIDRTKAAPTQHPKIFMAQDGDVDPSHLYLYLDLLLKAATQNDTVAIKKYLKVIVPEYQPKDNAVLLASEQIKQESNWVV
- a CDS encoding GumC family protein, translating into MEDLKHTEPIANGDGRHYILPSRPSFDDYQGITDDHDGEDIELRDILAALKRRWKTLLTVSAVTFVGAAAIYLGLPPVYIRSFSMAVEPLDRLTGQDSGTSILNTIPGGLIPGGALPGGVANDYSSLITVLQSELVLNPIVQVAQAQDPDFDYERLLESLSITQAGGAKILDVSFRAQNPDLVQLVVAELQAAYLDYSTETQQMGLIRRLNDLDVQVEVQRQVVSTTQTALAQFQSENQILDLRAAGEALELRRNTVLLEQQNARITLEATLETYNNLRNQLGLQPAEAVFVANLSESPVYQSLLAQYRSLESEIAIESARFRADTPVIQALQDKQAQLLPLLEAEIERNLGNAVTATGSITPQTLSYQGSIGRDLAKELVASVNQIQVLQVQDQSLSQLYNALSNQLGSLVNLGSDFREIERNLTLAEASLQRLLAAQQELKLQLEAETNPWVIVSGYDLTTPLEPESRLLRSLVLGFVASSVLGLGVVFLLEMMDQSYHDANSASKETQLPVLALIPWGRPLVAPAQLPQRSLVAAQGQSFVRSTDRPGVQQPLSADQPGFSSEQSQFESAFQALEANLHLLSSNSSPPVLLVSSSASGEGKTTVACHLALASARANRKALLIDCDLENPQVAQYFGIPYPAHSPQLPIPGSAALPTVTPLTKDGRVDLLHFPASQFISPIDLLTNPQFDLLPKKYRDEYDLIILDSSGSLNTADTKLISQHVDAVLLVLRLEETDKSVVNGAIRDFRMVCQVPILGLIANGIKLR
- a CDS encoding SLBB domain-containing protein, coding for MAAPGQRDAYVLGPGDQLQITVFNVPELTGPHTVLVDGTLSLPWVGDVDVQGMTLREATDLLTWRYSTLLTRPPQITLSLTTPRPVRVVVAGEVRRPGAYDISFADGGGSESVGISWPTLTQVIQTSGGVTEQADVRRIQVIRPNRSGGSSVLQVNLWDLIQSGNLEQDLRLRDGDRVIVSAAPRTPEEARRIAAANFSPQEPRLMRVAVAGEIRRPGTYSKEVAPGEVGPTLTEIIRESGGITEQADVRRVQVVRPTPTGEPMVLEANLWDLIQSGDIEQDLQLRDGDRVIVSAAAIPPGESLRIATSNFSPDSIMVQVAGEVPRGGNLELPVNASLNQAILAAGGLDSARVQSSSVELVRLNRDGTVLRRTYNVDLSSPPNDDNNPILRADDVVIVRRNTIARTTDWLNVLLAPFVGVATFLRLFGL